Proteins co-encoded in one Gossypium arboreum isolate Shixiya-1 chromosome 11, ASM2569848v2, whole genome shotgun sequence genomic window:
- the LOC108465103 gene encoding uncharacterized protein LOC108465103, with product MEKKKKKKHKKLIATSFYQEPESNDLLSKEQQNQPNEALAAKVTKNGSSSQENLSSLNDQRSRILQWPYSTQKAAEQSSLNPRPCISSQTPPILASQPQQVAPLQSNFPHHLVQQGQPTVHLAPSTSPLWLPQRPSYHFPAVSVPATFQPFTARWQPSPLIGGTSPRSQHEVPNIGYHFSPFPSFPGPWDPSSWWTHGQQVHPSFNYTFPGAYNGSFSSEPPPMPNRSATFGESSQRGIIRPMAKLSQKHQQLWESQSFENVMLWRVIGQLQSELADYKSQILKLEGQIASLKPPADEPSAQAVQTGLSGAASKRGRPKRAVASVDVSASPDESHPQARGQKPAASKVQPESRVLFFEKVVLNKVEKTAHSISSTKKDNEKTITNNSVNGSNLPMPAFHNQAHLEGPGIQICGIETNSCLAQQPKENGKGISDTHMGGTNGEVLAWPASFVSEEPRRNIYNTISQSLYDNGCLIREAGKLIPGWSFVNEEDASDEVEDGVMASAKDENEEEMRDDVSSEAEEIAQTKDESACKMDSAVGSNPKNLPQYNNWS from the exons atggaaaagaagaagaagaaaaagcatAAGAAACTTATTGCCACTTCTTTTTATCAAGAACCTGAATCAAATGATCTCTTG AGCAAGGAACAACAAAATCAACCCAATGAGGCACTTGCTGCAAAAGTTACCAAAAATGGCAGCTCTTCACAAGAAAATCTTTCTTCCTTGAACGATCAACGTTCACGTATTCTTCAATGGCCATACTCCACCCAAAAGGCGGCAGAGCAGTCTTCCTTGAATCCAAGACCTTGTATATCAAGTCAGACGCCTCCTATTCTTGCAAGCCAACCACAGCAAGTAGCACCATTGCAGTCCAATTTCCCTCATCATCTTGTCCAGCAGGGCCAACCCACAGTGCATTTAGCCCCATCCACTTCACCCTTATGGCTGCCACAGCGACCTAGTTACCATTTCCCTGCAGTATCTGTGCCTGCCACATTTCAGCCGTTCACGGCTAGATGGCAACCGTCTCCTCTAATTGGAGGAACTTCCCCAAGGAGCCAACATGAGGTCCCAAATATCGGTTACCATTTTAGCCCGTTCCCAAGTTTTCCAG GTCCTTGGGATCCCTCTTCTTGGTGGACTCATGGTCAGCAAGTTCATCCATCTTTCAACTATACTTTCCCAGGAGCTTATAATGGCTCCTTTTCTTCAGAACCTCCGCCAATGCCTAATCGTTCAGCAACCTTTGGAGAGTCCTCTCAAAGAGGGATTATTCGCCCAATGGCTAAACTTTCTCAGAAGCATCAACAGCTTTGGGAATCCCAA TCATTTGAGAATGTTATGCTATGGAGAGTAATTGGTCAGTTGCAATCAGAATTAGCTGATTACAAGAGTCAAATATTAAAGCTTGAAGGTCAAATTGCATCTCTGAAACCGCCTGCGGATGAGCCTTCTGCTCAAGCAGTTCAGACTGGCTTATCCGGAGCAGCATCAAAGAGGGGCAGACCTAAGAGGGCAGTTGCTTCAGTTGATGTGTCTGCTTCTCCTGATGAGTCTCATCCTCAAGCAAGAGGTCAAAAGCCTGCAGCAAGTAAAGTTCAACCTGAGTCTAGAGTTCTTTTTTTTGAGAAAGTTGTTCTAAACAAGGTGGAAAAAACAGCTCACTCTATTTCGAGTACCAAGAAAGATAATGAGAAGACCATAACAAATAATAGTGTTAATGGAAGCAATTTGCCTATGCCTGCATTCCACAACCAAGCTCACCTGGAAGGTCCTGGCATCCAAATTTGTGGAATCGAGACCAATTCCTGTTTAGCTCAGCAACCTAAAGAAAACGGCAAGGGGATTTCAGATACGCACATGGGAGGGACAAACGGTGAAGTCCTTGCTTGGCCTGCAAGTTTTGTATCTGAAGAGCCTCGGAGAAACATATATAATACgatctctcaaagtttatatgACAATGGCTGTTTGATCAGAGAAGCAGGAAAACTCATACCTGGATGGAGTTTTGTGAATGAAGAGGATGCTTCAGATGAGGTTGAAGATGGTGTAATGGCCTCAGCAAAGGATGAAAATGAAGAGGAAATGAGAGATGATGTTAGCTCAGAAGCTGAAGAAATTGCTCAAACAAAAGATGAGAGTGCTTGCAAGATGGATTCTGCGGTAGGAAGTAACCCCAAGAATTTGCCTCAATATAATAACTGGTCTTAG